The sequence CGCGTCGACGATAATAAGCTCTCCTGATATGATATCCGACGGGGCAAGTTTATCCGCTAAGCCGAGATATGAGATTACAAATCCAACGCCGTCGTTGACGATTACGACAGAGTGGCTGCCGAGTTCTGGCGCGTCGACATCTGCGGCAGGACGAGCCGGTCCCGGCTCGAAGAAAAGCGGCGCTGGTGCGACGGGGGGCGGTGCAGGACGACCACCACGAAGTACGGTGATCAGtttgcagcagcagcagttgTTAAAGAGCCATTTAGATATCATTCTTGACATAGCGGTTTTAGAGGTGCCATACGGGATGACAGTAAGTGTGGATCGGGGAGGGATGATATATGTCTTTCAATGATGTAGCGTTGTTTTTGGCTCCTTTCAGATGATCTGTACCATTCACATTAGTTACTTAGGATTAAGCGAATCTCAATGTCAAATTTTAATCCGATTAAAAGGGATACCATAAAAATACATGAATCGCAACATAACACGCCTTGTAACACCAGCCACCCACCAACGAACAAACATGGCCTAGATTTCAGGTTTGACAGCAAGCTTTTCAATTTCGGCTGGCAGTCTCGTGTCCCAATCTGACCCCAAGTCCTTGTCGCTCCCTACAGTATGTTGCATGAATCGACCACTGTCTTGGGACTGCGTTTCTCTAGTACTACCAGGGCTAAGTGCCATTTCATCCAGCAGCGTCTCATCGGGTTCCGAAAATTCTCCGAGATCTGCCAATGACGGCATTTCCAACTCCTTATCAAGGTCACAAATTGAATCTGGAAACACACATTCCGACGGTTTTATCCGCCAAGGGGCCTCTTTCGAACGATTACTCGCCACCTCCTTTGCGTATAACCCAGATTCAATCTTCTGCAAACGATCGCGGGTCCTGTCATCATACATATCCGCGGATCTCAGAAGGGCATGAGAGTCGCTATCAGGGCGCACCTGGGCGTTAACTAGCTCGTTATCAGAAGATATAAATAGGAACTTTTCGCGAAATGGTATTTCGTTTTGAAAAGCCTCAAACGGCGCACTGGCATCAAGCACAACTTTAACCGTGTGCGCTCTGCGTCGCATGATGGCTTCTGACTCTGATTTCCTGTGGCAGCGCAGGAAAGAAGCGAGGCAACGCCCGGGCCTTTAGTAGCCATGGAAGCGCCAGCATCCAAAAGCATTTTTGTGATATTCGGGTAGGCATAAAGGCCGCTAAGTAGACGGGTGATGCCTTAGTACCCCATGACTTGTCGATGTTGGCACCGTGGTCAATGAGGAATCTCACCATTTCTAGTTGACCGTACATGGCAGCACAGTGCAGTGGAGTCATGTGTAGCCGGCCTTTTCTATACTTGCGGCTGACACGGATGAAACGGACGGGGCCGTTGTCATTTCGGTGAGAGGAACAAGCCTTAAGCGGGACCAAAATCATCAGGTCGATGTCTGAGCCTGTGGATAGGAGCTTCATGGCTCCTGAGATCTGACCTTCTTTTGCAACGTGGTGGAGGCCGAGTCCTTTGAGTGAGCCGAGCTTGTATAGATCTTTATTGAGGATGTAATAGGATCTGACACAAGACTGAACGAGGCTGTTGAGATTGGATATGCCAATGTTGTCCGAGATACATAGGATAATCTCCACCGGCAGAGACACGAGACTCGGCATGTCCGCTCATGAGGATGAAAGAATCTCTTTTGGACCAAGAATGCAAGTAAAGATATGAATGTAGTTAAATGTAATCCCGTGATAACATGATTCCCAATAACCGAATAGCTTCTAAAACTTAAAAGAATGAAACTAGAGCGAGGAAGAAAAGGGCCAGAAGTAATAATAGCGCAGCTTTTTGTACCTGCGGTAGAATCAGTTGGGTAATGAAATACTTGGGTTAGTTTTAGGGTGTTTGGGAAATCAAATCGCATGCCCGTATCTCCAGGAATGGGGAAGGAACTTTAGCAGGTGTTGTCCATGGCAACGAGCAGGGAATTCCGCCTTGATTTGGATACATGAAAGCAGGCTGCCGTGGAATCCTGGACGCCGTGTGATTCCTCGTCCACTCTGAGTGAACCCAAAGGTCAGTTAGAAAGTGCTGTGCGCCTTGTCGCCTGGGAGAAAGGAGGTCATTCAAGGCATAGGTTAGTCAAGAATCGCGTAGGTTTCAAGACATCGTTGCCTAGTCACCCAAGAGAATGCAGCTCGCAAGAAGAGTGTTATAGTAGATGTGAGGGATAAAGGAATGTGTATTAAGTCGAGTATGTACTGCCACCCAAATTCAGAGAGGTGAATATATATAAACATTGGAGCGAAAGCCTTGAAGAGAGTACAGAAAGGAATCACCATGTTATCACACAAATTGAAGCCAAAGGAGTGGGTATCTTGTATGGCTAATGCTATGGAATGAACACCCGTCAAATGCAACACAACAAAGGAAAATATATAAATAGAAAAACATCTTAAGGAGCGAATTTATATCTAAACATTTCCACAGTCTGATACCTTTGTCGAGTCATCGTAGTCAACGGAGCGTTGACTATTTGACCCTGGCGATGGCTTGGCTGCAATCATGGCTTTCATGGCAGCAGCTCGTCGTGCAAGTACGTCTTCCCTCCTGACGACATTCCGTAGAGCATCGCTGGCCTCAATAAGGCCGTCGATGCTAATCGCGTGATTTGTCATCTGGTGATTGATGTACGTATAGATTGCAGCGGGAGTGGAACAGGTACTGAGTAACTGCTGCTCATTGAGCTTGAGCAGAGCCAATGCGACTTGAAATAAGAATGTGCTACCACCACCGGTGTTGTTGGACACTTCGTTTTCGGAGACAGACGGTGCCGTTGAGGTGGGTGTCGGATTGGTAAGTGTACCGGGCGCGGATAAGGCATTGCCGTTGCTGGAATCCGCGGTAGAGAGTTTCTGAGGCTGTGGTGCAGtgggaggaatatacatCGCTGGGGCACTAAGGCACAGCACCACGTCCCAAACACGATACAATGCTTCGGCAGACAAGCAGTCCGTGAAAACAGAAAGGAACCATTGAAACGTCAGAGCCTCAAGTTCTATGCCCAGATCATCCAAGTGCAAGGATAATTTAGGTAGAATTTCGGCCACATATTGTCGAAGCACCTGCTGGTCTGCGCGGGAGGCAACCAAACCGTGGTCATAGTAATGGGGAGGGAATATCTTCTCAATAATAGAAGTCAGAACCCAAAACGCATCTTCCGCAGTAGGCATAATCAACAGCAAAGAGCCAGCAATTAAGTTCATCCCCTGGCAATATCCCACTTCCGGATTGCGTCGCGAGTATGCAAGGAGAACCTCCTTCAACTTCGCAACACCTGGGCCCTTTCGGAAAAATACATTGTCTGTCAAGGTCCGATTGATGTCCATGTCAATTTGTGCAATGATGCTCGGGTCTGCATCGTGGTTTGAGCTTCCTTTGACAAGATCTTCGTAATATCCCGGAACTCGCATTGCAGAGGCTCCACTACATTCGGCCCAAATTTTGGCACGATATGCGACTGGAATACCCCCAAGGACAAGCGTTCTGAATTCCCGCCACTTTGCGCGACCGACCTTGCCTTTATTTCCCAAACCCGCTATGCCAACTACCTCTCCATCCGCAATGGCAACTTCGGGCATGTCAAGAGAAATATTGGAGCGGTCTTGGGCTGCCGAAGCAGCCGCAGCTTCACCTTCTTTCCGTCGCTCGGCACGAACTTTGCGCATGAACTCATTCCATTTGACGGTCCGTTCTCGCTGAGAAGAATCGTGAAGATCTGTCAAACGCTGGAGCAGCAGTCTCACCGGCTCTTGCTCTGATGTTGCTGGTTCTAAAGCCTGAGATTCAGTGGGCGTTCCTGCGAATTCACCATATGTTTCTACAACCGTTGATGTAAGGGTAGAAAGTTGAGGGCTTGAGTGAACCACCGAGAGAGATCCATCTTTTCCAATGGTGACTGACGAAGAGCGAGGTTTTGTAGGTTCTACTACAATAATCGGACCAGCGGCGGGGGTGTGAGAGAGGAGTTCAGTTGGTTTCGTGGCAACCTTGAGATAATCCTGCCATTCATTGGCAGCTGTACTCTCACCTTCAGCATCTTCCGAGCCTTTCTGGTTCCCTTTTTGAGAGCCACTGACGTCTTTATTATTAACCTGCTTTATACATTCGCTGCTAGCCTCCTTTTGTCGTCTATTCCTTCGTTGGTCATAGATAAACCCAAAACGATCGGTGAGCAGTTCCCCCGGATTGTAATCGTTGTAGATATGAGTGAGTGTTGGGGGGCGAGACTCCATCGGAAGGATGGCGTCCATTTCAACTGGGCCAAGATGTGTCGAATCGCCCTTTGCACTTCTCTGTTCTGGAGCGACCGTTTGAACAGTATTTCGTCGTGAAGCTGAAGTAGTAGTAGTAATAGCACTTTTGTTCGAGCCACGAATGCTGGACGCCGCAGAGGACCTTCCGGACAGTGACTGGACACCGGTACCGCCGTTTATACGTTTTAAAGCCGCCACAGCAGAACCAGCTGCCTTTGGCGGCATTGCGGGTGATGAGCTCCGGTGCAAAGAGTCTGGAGTATCAGATCTTGCTCGACTACGAACTGTCCCGCCATCCTTGCTCGCTTGGTGGTTTCCTGCGAACAGCTTCACAGTCCAAGAAGTTACGGACCTTGCTGACCGCTTTGAACGGATGCTGCTATCGTCACCATCACCCGGCTTCAAGTTATCTGGTTCCGTAAGTATAGTGGGCGTGGAGTCAGCCTCAGGCGGCAGAAACAAATCCGAATCCAAAGCCTTACGACGACCCGGACCGCTAGGCACACGGGATTGTGGCACGCGAATCGCCGGTTCATCGTCTCTCTCCCCAGTTTCACTAATCACGCTACTTGCTCCACTAGTCTTGCGGCTAGGAGCCCTACTTCCCCAAATGTAGTCCTGCCATCCACGCGTGGCAACGACTGGCTTCTTGACAGATCGTAGGCTCGAATTGCCAGATCGTGTATCGCCGTCAACGCGGTTGGGACGGATAGTCGCCTGTAAATCGTCCTTTCCCTTATCATATGCTGTAGCATCAAGAATCAGGCCACCAACATCATCGAGCATAGCTTGGTTCATCATGTGGTCGATAGTGACGGTATGATTCCGCTGCTCAGTCGACGAGGTTTTTTGATCAGACCCACGGTCAGCTTCCTGTCCGTCCGCCGGGTTCTCAAGCACATAGAGGCGACGTTCAATATCTTGATTCGAAACTTCCATTTCACGAAGCATCTTTTTCAGTTCACGCTCCCTTTCGTCGGCACGGAGCCGCAGTGCCGATATTTCAGCATCCCGCAGGGCGAGATCCCTCGCAAACTGTCTCACCAGTTTTATGGCACCTGTACGAGCAATGAGCCGTTCAATATGGTCGTCACCGGCAAGGTGGAGCGAGCCCGGCACGTCTTGAAACGGGACAGAGTCGCTGAACAAGGCAGCCCGACCGGCAACCTGAGGCAGGCTCGTTGTGAGGCCAGCAAGGGTAGCTTTGCGTCCACGCTCTGCTCCTTGGGTCCGTGTATCATCCTCTAGCAATAACGCCTGGCTCAGGGCGTGATTTATTGCAGGCTCGCCGTAGAAACCCGCCGGTGATCTATCTGGAGATAAGGAAGGGAAAGAGGTAAGGTCTGTCGACTGGGTAGAGGAACATGTCGAAAGTCGTTGCGGTGGTTTTCCCCGAAGAGTTTTCGCTTTCTGGCTCCTCCGAGACGATGTAGAGGTCTGTGAAGATGATCGCTTTTGGCTGTTAGCAGGGCGGACGATTGGCTCGGCCATAATTGCTCTCAAGAGGAGAAGCGAGTAGGATTTCCTCTGCTATGCATGAATGGTGCTGTGAAGAGGGGCGAGACGGAAAAGAACGGGTGTATCAGTCAAGTCCCTGTCTTCCTGAGATTGTAAGCATCCTTATGCCTTTTTCTATCCGATATATCTTCCTGCAAAAAGCTGGCGAGGATgtgggaagaaaaaaagaaaaggtctAGAGCGCAATTTTAGGGGGGTCCGTAAGAAACCCTGCTTCTGAAAGCAATCTTAGAATCATTGAAGGGCCAGTCAACGCTTGCTCACTCTGCTGGCGGAAAATCCTTTGAGGCCACCTGGACGCAAACCGTCGAGGAAGAGAGTGACACAGGCCTGGAGACACAGCGAGCAAAAGGATCACAGCAACAAATGAACTGGCAGTCCTTGACGCATCATGTATCATCTCGTCATCGCGGGCGACCGCTGCTGACTGATCAGCCGCCTTTCCGCTTTGGGCGATGACGTGACACGTGGGCTGAAACGCCAAGAAATGGATCTATATTTATCCGAGATTGTATAACAATATTCTGCGCTAGCCAGACCAGGACTAGTGTGATTATGTTTTATTAAGGTTCGTCTTCTGCTCGTTGAACCTCGGAAGTTCGAGCGCAGTTCAGCCGTTCAAGCGCGGCGAAACGAGTGGACGCAGCTCTCCGTGTCACTCGTCAGCAGCACCGAACTGGCGCGCCCTCCATGCTGCCGGCAACCGTCTTCTGTTCATATAGCCATTGGAAAGATTCCGGCTGAGGATTAATAGCCCTTCTTTTGGTCTTTTTCCCTCGTTTCCCGGTGCTGTCCACTTCTGCCCTGTAACTTTCCAGGCTTCTTCGATATGACTGCCGTTGCGAAAAGGAGGCTACAGGCCTTGAGCCAGCAGCTCGTCGAGGGCATACCCGACGCCGGCACCTTCGAAAATATTCCTCGCATCAGGGAGGTTGCCCCCGATTCCGTGGGACCGTACGTATACACTTCTGCAACGGCCTTGACATTGTACACTCACTGATATGATAATAACAGTCGCTGCAAAGGCAAAGTCGTCATCGTCACCGGGACCAACTCGCCCATCGGCATTGGCCGCGCCTCTGCCCACCAGTTTGCCCGTAATGGCGCCAAAGCGGTCTTCATATGTGACTTCTCCTCCACCTATCTCGACGTGCACAAGCGGGAGCTCGAGTCCCTCTATCCAAACGTCGACATCCACGCTCGCCAATTCGACGCAGGAAATGAAGAGCAGGTTAAAGCCGTCGTCGACGAGGCCATGCAGAGATACGGTCGGCTGGATATCATGTTCGCCAACGCAGGCATCGTCGGCCAGCCCAAGATCTTCACCGAAATCACCGGAGATGATTTCATGAAGACAATGGAAACAAATGCCAAGGGGTGCGTATCCAAACATCTCATAACCAAATAAAACAAAGAATTaccctcctttttttttttttttttttttttgggcaaTGCCAAACTCACATTTTATCCAGCCCCTTCCTCGCAACCAAATACGCCGCTCTCGCAATGCAGACCACCTCTGCCTCCAAACCCTACCCGTCAGGTAGCATCATCCTCACCGCCTCCGTCGCCGGTCTTCGCTCCAACGCCGGCTCAACAGACTACTCCGCATCCAAAGCCGCCGTTGTCTCGCTCGCACAAACCTGCGCCTTCCAGCTCGCCGGTACTGGAATCCGTGTAAACGCCCTCTGCCCAGGCGTGGTTGAGACAGGTATGACGAAAGGCATGTACGACATGGCGCGGGCAAGGGGTACGGAGAAGAAGATCGGCCAATTGAACCCTCTGCGGAGAGGTGCTGTTGCGGATGAAATTGCAAGAGCGGCGTTGTTTTTAGGCAGTGATGAGAGCAGCTATGTGAACGGACAGGCCTGGGCA is a genomic window of Coccidioides posadasii str. Silveira chromosome 3, complete sequence containing:
- a CDS encoding uncharacterized protein (EggNog:ENOG410PG47~COG:Q~BUSCO:10793at33183): MTAVAKRRLQALSQQLVEGIPDAGTFENIPRIREVAPDSVGPRCKGKVVIVTGTNSPIGIGRASAHQFARNGAKAVFICDFSSTYLDVHKRELESLYPNVDIHARQFDAGNEEQVKAVVDEAMQRYGRLDIMFANAGIVGQPKIFTEITGDDFMKTMETNAKGPFLATKYAALAMQTTSASKPYPSGSIILTASVAGLRSNAGSTDYSASKAAVVSLAQTCAFQLAGTGIRVNALCPGVVETGMTKGMYDMARARGTEKKIGQLNPLRRGAVADEIARAALFLGSDESSYVNGQAWAVCGGLSAGHPFVPGKLA
- a CDS encoding uncharacterized protein (EggNog:ENOG410PGQR~COG:U~BUSCO:1333at33183), which gives rise to MAEPIVRPANSQKRSSSQTSTSSRRSQKAKTLRGKPPQRLSTCSSTQSTDLTSFPSLSPDRSPAGFYGEPAINHALSQALLLEDDTRTQGAERGRKATLAGLTTSLPQVAGRAALFSDSVPFQDVPGSLHLAGDDHIERLIARTGAIKLVRQFARDLALRDAEISALRLRADERERELKKMLREMEVSNQDIERRLYVLENPADGQEADRGSDQKTSSTEQRNHTVTIDHMMNQAMLDDVGGLILDATAYDKGKDDLQATIRPNRVDGDTRSGNSSLRSVKKPVVATRGWQDYIWGSRAPSRKTSGASSVISETGERDDEPAIRVPQSRVPSGPGRRKALDSDLFLPPEADSTPTILTEPDNLKPGDGDDSSIRSKRSARSVTSWTVKLFAGNHQASKDGGTVRSRARSDTPDSLHRSSSPAMPPKAAGSAVAALKRINGGTGVQSLSGRSSAASSIRGSNKSAITTTTSASRRNTVQTVAPEQRSAKGDSTHLGPVEMDAILPMESRPPTLTHIYNDYNPGELLTDRFGFIYDQRRNRRQKEASSECIKQVNNKDVSGSQKGNQKGSEDAEGESTAANEWQDYLKVATKPTELLSHTPAAGPIIVVEPTKPRSSSVTIGKDGSLSVVHSSPQLSTLTSTVVETYGEFAGTPTESQALEPATSEQEPVRLLLQRLTDLHDSSQRERTVKWNEFMRKVRAERRKEGEAAAASAAQDRSNISLDMPEVAIADGEVVGIAGLGNKGKVGRAKWREFRTLVLGGIPVAYRAKIWAECSGASAMRVPGYYEDLVKGSSNHDADPSIIAQIDMDINRTLTDNVFFRKGPGVAKLKEVLLAYSRRNPEVGYCQGMNLIAGSLLLIMPTAEDAFWVLTSIIEKIFPPHYYDHGLVASRADQQVLRQYVAEILPKLSLHLDDLGIELEALTFQWFLSVFTDCLSAEALYRVWDVVLCLSAPAMYIPPTAPQPQKLSTADSSNGNALSAPGTLTNPTPTSTAPSVSENEVSNNTGGGSTFLFQVALALLKLNEQQLLSTCSTPAAIYTYINHQMTNHAISIDGLIEASDALRNVVRREDVLARRAAAMKAMIAAKPSPGSNSQRSVDYDDSTKVSDCGNV